CATTCACCTTAGGATTCCTCAATAGTAGTTCAAGTTTTCGGGCGCAGTTCGAAGGCATGAATTATATCTACATATATAAGCTTATACATATGCTAAAAAATTAAGAAATCATTCATACTTTTGTCTTATTTTAATCGCTTTTTATCCTGCCTCAAGCCGCTCCAATTAAATGCTATAATTTGCTTGTAACTGAGCTTATTTAGGTGGCCCAATATGTCCCAAAAACCTTTAATCATCCTAGCCATAGAGACCTCGTGCGATGAAACGGCGGCGGCCGTGCTTAAGGGTGGAACCGAAATCCTCTCCAATGTCATCTCATCCCAAGTTGAGTGGCACGCCAAATTTAGCGGAGTGGTGCCCGAGATCGCCTCAAGGAAGCATGTCGAACTGATCGGTCCGGTCATCGAAGAGGCGCTACTCAAGGCGGACATAAAGCTGCAAGATGTCGATGCTATCGCGGTCACCCACGGGCCGGGCCTGGTTGGGGCGCTTCTGGTCGGTCTTGGGGTGGCCAAAGGGCTGGCCTACGGCGCCAAAAAGCCGCTCATCTGCGTGAATCACATCGAGGCTCATATTTTAGCCAACTTTCTGGAAAACCCCGATTTACAGCCGCCGTTGGTTGCTCTGGTCGTCTCAGGCGGGCATACGGCTCTCATCTATATGGAGGACTTCGGTAAATACGAAATCATGGGCGAGACCTTGGACGATGCGGCGGGCGAAGCCTTCGACAAGGTGGCCAAGTTTATGGAGCTCGGCTATCCGGGCGGCCCCATCATCGACAGACTGGCCAAAGAGGGCGACCCGACCGCCATAGATTTTCCTCGGGCCATGATGAAGAGCAAAAATTATGATTTCAGTTTGAGCGGTCTTAAGACCGCCGTCATAAATTACGTGCGCGGCGAGCGGGCCAAAGGGCATAAGATAAACCTAAATGATCTGGCCGCAAGCTTTCAGGCGGCCATCATAGACGTTCAGATAGATAAGAGCATAAGGGCGGCAAAAGAGAAGAATGTGAAAAGCCTGGTTTTGGCGGGAGGTGTCTCGGCCAATCGCACCCTTCGGGAGAGGATGGGCCAGGCGGCGGCCAAAGAGGGGATTAAGGCCTACCACTCATCCCTTGCTCTCTGCACCGATAATGCGGCCATGGTGGCCAAAGCCGCCTATCAGATGATCTTAAAGGACCCTTCGCTTCTCGACGTTTCGGCTGGGCGGAACATGGATGCCAATGCCTATCCCATCCTCGATCTCTGTCAGCATTCGTAGGATTTTTACTGACTCGCGTTTTGATGGTCTTTGAGTCTGTGGATAATGTGGAAAAATCGGCTTATTTGAAGAAATTGCCAGAACGTTTCTTTTTCGCCCTAGGGATAGTCAATGATATAAAATTTAGAGAAAAATTAAGGAACCTCTTTGAGAATATTAAAATATTTGAAAAGGCGCTTCAAAAAAATATCTCTTACTCGGCTCATTTTTTCTGTCCTATCCGGTCTTATACTTGCATTGGCCTTTCCCCACTTTAACCTCGGAGTTTTCGCCTATATTGCTCTTGTTCCGCTCTTTTTTATCCTTCTTTTATCGGACCCTTTCGAAGGCTTCGTTTATGGCTTTGTGGGCGGGCTTGCCTTCTTTGTGACCACCGCTTATTGGATGTTCTTATTCGGCAGATTGGCCGGATATGCCTTCGTCATCTTCCAGTCTCTCTTCTTTGCGGCCTTCGGAGCGGGGGTTGCTATTATCCACAGGTTTTATGGGCGGGGCGCAAGGCTCATCCTTATCCCAGCTCTCTGGGTCTCGGTTGAGCTCATCCGTTCAATCGGACCGTTCGGCCTCTCCTTTGGAGCGCTAGGATACAGTCAGCATGATCTTGGTCCGGCCTTGGCCGCATCTTCGGTTATCGGTCTTTACGGTCTCTCTTTTCTCATATCTCTCGCCAATCAGGTGGCCGCCGAAATCATCCTCTTCTTTAAAGAGCGATCGATCATGGCAGAGGGGACAAAAGTCTTCAAACCAGACCTCATCAAGATGGGTGCCACGCTTCTTCTGCTCCCACTGGTCTTAACGGTCGCAGTTATTCTTCAACTCAGTGGCCGCCCTTTGGTTGGGCGGCGCATCGAGGTTGCCGTGCTGCAACCAAATATCCCCCAAGAGGTGAAATGGCAGCCCTTAAGTGAGAAGGTTATATTCGATATACATATAAAGCTGGCCAAGGAAGCGGCCGCCAGGCGGCCGGATATTATCATCTGGCCCGAGACGGCCGTTCCCGCATACCTCTTGGATGAGGAGGAATATTTGGGTCAAATACGGAGTCTGGCCAAGGAGTCGGGCGCCCATATGCTGGTCGGAGGTCTATCTGAGCGCACGGATGTGGCAAAGCATGACAAGGAGGCCGCCTCCAATTCGGCCTTCCTCTTTGGATCGAACGGTGAGCTTCTGGGTCGCTACGACAAGCTTAGAATAGTCCCCTTCGGTGAGTACATTCCGCTTAGACCGATTTTTTCTTGGATAAAGGCGCTTGAGACCATCGCCTATGACGCCCACCCCGGAAACGAAATGACCGTCTTCGATACCGGTCTTGGCAGGTTTTCGGCCGTCATCTGTTTCGAATCGACCGACACTTTTCTGGTGAGGGGCTTTGCAGGCAAGGGGGCCCAAGCCCTCATCGTTATGACTAACGATGGTTGGTTCAAGGAGACGGCCGCCGCCGAGCAGCATCTCACCATGGCCAAGTTGAGGGCGGCTGAAAACGGGTTCTACGTCGTCCAGGCGGCAAACACCGGGATCTCGGCGATAATAGATAGAGATGGCCGGATAATCGAAGAGACGTCTCTAGGCGTTGAGACCATCCTGACCGGCCGGATAGAACTTGGCAGAAACGAGACGTATTACAATCGCTATGGCCACATCTTGCCCTGGGCGCTCCTTGCACTCTCAGCAACATCGCTTATTCTGATTTTAAGAAAAAAGCCGCATTTTTAAGCTCCAAAACCCGTTGATTTTTAAAATCCCTTATTGTAAGATAAATTCTGCTCTGGTTAGCAGTCAATTAATAAGAGTGCTAAAAAGACTTAAATATCCATTTTAACAGGAGGGATGGTAATGAACTTAAAGCCTTTGGGCGACCGGGTAGTGGTCAAACCCGGCAAGAGCGAAGAGATGACCAAGAGCGGGATAGTCATTCCCGACACCGCAAAAGAGAAGCCACATGAGGGCGAGATAGTGGCCGTCGGTAGCGGCAAGATGGAGGATGGCAAGCTGACCCCCTTGGAGGTCAAGGTGGGCGACAAGGTCCTCTACTCCAAATACGGAGGGACCGAAGTCAAGCTGGACGGCGAAGATTATCTCATCATGCGTGAGAGCGACATCTTAGCCATCGTCAAATAGTCTTTTAAAAAGGAGGAGATTGCTTAAATGCCAAAACTCATAGAGTTTGATGAGGATGCAAGACGAAAGATGCAAGACGGCGCCGACGCCTTAGCCAACGCGGTCAAGGTTACTTTGGGGCCGAGGGGGCGAAACGTAGTTTTAGAGAAGAAATTTGGCGCTCCGACCATAACCAATGACGGCGTAACCATCGCCAAAGAGATTGAGCTCGAAGATCCGTTTGAGAATATGGGAGCCCAGCTCGTCAAAGAGGTGGCCACCAAGACCAATGATGTGGCCGGAGATGGCACCACCACTGCCACCCTCTTGGCCCAGCAGATGATCACACAGGGTCTCAAGAACGTAACGGCCGGCGCCAATCCGATGTTCATCAAGAAGGGCATCGAGAAGGCCGTTTCGATGGCCGTCGAGGAGATCCAGAAGATGAGCAAACCCATTGCCGACGATACCAAGAAGATTGCAGAAGTCGCCGCCATTTCGGCGGCCGATGAGGAGATCGGCTCCAAAATAGCTGAGGCCATGGGCAAGGTCGGGAAAGACGGCGTCATCACCGTTGAGGAGTCCCAGACCTTCGGTATCGATATCGAGGTAGTCGAGGGTATGCAGTTCGATAAGGGTTACCTCTCGCCCTACATGGTGACCGATGCCGAGAGGATGGAGGCCGTCTTGGACGATCCCTTCATATTGATCGCAAACCAGAAGATCTCCGCCGTTCATGATCTGCTTCCCATTTTGGAAAAGATCATGCAGACTGGAAAGGCTCTGCTGATTATCGCCGAGGACATCGAGGGCGAGGCTCTGGCCACTCTGGTCGTCAACAAGATTCGCGGAACCTTCACCTGCGTTGCTACCAAGGCTCCCGGCTTTGGAGATAGGCGCAAGGCGATGCTTGCCGATATCGCCATCGTTACCGGCGGTCAAGTCGTTACCGAAGAGCTCGGCATGAAGCTTGAGAATGTCACTTTGGATATGCTGGGCCGAGCTCACAGGGTTCAGGTAACCAAGGAGAATACCACGCTCATCGGCGGTCAAGGCGAGATGGAGGCCATCAAGGGTCGCATCAACCAGATCAAGGCCGAGATCGAGCAGAGTGATTCCGAGTTCGATAAAGAGAAGCTGCAAGAAAGACTCGCCAAACTCTCGGGCGGAGTCGCTGTCATCAAGGTGGGCGCCGCAACCGAGGTTGAGCTGAAGGAGAAGAAGCACCGCATCGAGGACGCTCTCTCGGCGACTCGGGCGGCTATCGAAGAGGGGATAGTTCCTGGCGGCGGCGTGGTCTTGGTCAATTGTATCGAGGCCATCGATAAAGCCAAGGCGACCGGAGACGAAAGGACGGGCATCGAAATAGTGGAGAGGGCCCTGGAAGAGCCGCTTCGCCAGATTGCCAACAATGCCGGTTTGGAAGGCTCGGTCGTCGTCGAGAAGGTCAAGACCTTGAAGAAGGGTCAGGGGCTCAATGCCGCTACCTTCGAATATATCGATATGGTTGAGGCCGGGATCATCGATCCGGCCAAAGTGACCAGGTCTGCTCTGCAAAATGCAGCCAGCGTGGCCGCCATGTTCTTGACCACCGAAGTTGCCATAGCCGACAAACCCGAGGAGAACAAGATACCGATGGGCGGCGGCATGGGCGGAATGATGTAAGCGGGCTATCGCTCAGATAAGGAATAAAAAAAGGGACCCCCAATCGGGGGTCCCTTTTTGCTTCTCACTTCTCCAGTGCGAGCTTGCTCTCTTTTAGAGAATTCATCCCCAAATACTCGATGAAATCAAGGTGTTTGATCTCGAGGTGTGTTGCTCCGCAGATGCACTGATAAAGAGAGTCCTCGTAACTCTCGTGCTTTTTGCTGTCAACCACCTTCATGAACCATCCGCAAGATTTACATATCAATCCACCCTCACCACCTTCTTTTGTCCGCTCAATGCACGTGATTCTTCTTTTGTAAAAGCTCAAATTACCTTTTCGGTAAAGAATTATATCGACGAATGAGAGTAAAAACTTTAATGGCCCGCCTTCATTTGGATTTAAGCCGAGTTGGGTGATAAATCAAGAAGAAGATTTTATCAAAAACTAGAGGGGGCTTAAGGCCGAGCGGTTTAGGATTTTCTGCGCCGGTTTTTGGCCCATCCCTCTGGTTGACATCTCACTTTTACCACGTTAAGATTAGTTAATTTTAAGGGGCGGGAAGGAAATCTCAAAGATGGTATAACCCAGCTTATCAACCGGATTTTTGGTTGAGTGAGACTGGGTTATTTTATAATTGATCTATCTATCGAAAGGCGGATAATTGATGGAAGTTGAGATCGGAAAGGGCAAATCGGGGCGCAGGGCGTATGGTTTCGATGATATCGCTATAGTTCCAAGCAGGAGGACCAGAGATCCTCAGGATGTCGATATTAGCGGAAAGCTCGGCGGCTTTGATCTGAAGCTTCCGGTCCTTGCCTCGGCTATGGACGGGGTGGTCGATCCCAAATTCGCCATCGAGATGGGTAGGCTCGGTGGCCTTGCCGTCTTGAACCTGGAAGGGCTCCAGACCAAGTTTGAGGATCCAACCAAGGTCTTGGATGATATCGCCTCATTCGAAAAGAGCGAGGCGACCGCTAAGATGCAAGAGATCTACAAGGAGCCGGTAAAACCCGAATTAATTACCCAAAGGATAAAAGAGATAAAAGCAGGCGGCGCCCTTGCTGCGGCCTCGCTCACCCCTCAAAGGGTTATGGACTACTATCAGGCGGCTTTGGATGGCGGACTCGATCTTCTGGTCATCCAGGGCACGGTCATCAGCGCCGATCACGTCAGCAGCAAGGCCGAGCCGCTCGATCTTGGCGCCTTCATCAAATCGCTTCCCATCCCGGTAGCTGTGGGCGGCTGCTGCTCGTATGCTTCGGCCCTCCATTTGATGAGGACCGGGGCGGTCGGAGTCTTGGTTGGAGTCGGGCCTGGCGCGGCCTGCACCACAAGGCAGGTTCTGGGCCTGGGCGTTCCACAGGCTACTGCCATCGCCGACTCCATAGCGGCCAGGATGAAACATCTTGACGAGACGGGCGAATATGTGGCCGTCATCGCCGACGGCGGCATGAGGACCGGCGGAGATATTGCAAAAGCCATCGCTTGCGGGGCGGATCTGGTTATGATCGGCTCGCCGCTTGCCAGAGCCAAAGAGGCTCCGGGGCGGGGCTATCACTGGGGTATGGCGACCTTCCACCCCGAGCTTCCCAGGGGAGCCCGCGTCAAGACCGAGATCGCCGGAAGTCTAAAAGAGATACTGCTTGGACCGGCCCACGAGAACGACGGCACTTTAAACCTCTTTGGAGCCCTCAAGACATCCATGGCTACCTGCGGCTACGAGAATATTAAGGCCTTTCAGAAGGCTGAGATAATGGTCGCCCCGGCACTTAAGACCGAGGGCAAGGTGCTGCAAAAATCTCAGGACGTCGGCATGTGCTAGTCCTCCTTTTATAAACCGCTAAAGGGCCGCGCTTAGAAATATTATTTGGAGACTTATCCATGGAATCACACGAACTTCAAAAGGTATTAGTCGTAGATTTCGGCGGCCAGTACAGCCGCCTTATCGCTCGGCGCGTCCGAGAATGCAAGGTCTATTCGGAGATAATCCCCTTCAATACAAGCGCGAGCGAGATAGCAAAGCTTGCTCCAAGCGCCCTCATCCTTTCGGGCGGCCCGGCCAGCGTCCATATCGATGGGGCTCCCAAATGCGATCCCAAGATATTTCAGCTCGGCCTGCCGATTCTTGGCATCTGCTATGGGATGCAACTCATGGCCGACATACTCGGCGGAGAGGTGGCCGAGACAAAAAAGAGCGAGTACGGCAAGACCAAGCTTAAAGCTAAAAGAGAGAGTCTTCTCTTCAAAGATCTCGCCGCAAAACAAGACGTCTGGATGAGTCATCGAGATTCGGTCAAGGTTATGCCAGCCGGCTTTACAGCCACTGCCTCTACCGAATCAACCGAGATTTCCGCCATGGAGAATGCCGAAAGAGGGCTCTACGGCGTCCAATTCCACCCCGAGGTCAACCATACTGCTTACGGAATAGAGATGCTCAAGAACTTTCTCTTTAATGCCGCCCCTTGCACTCCGTCTTGGACTCGCGTCTCGATAATCGAGCGCTCCATCGCCGAAATCAAAGAGAGGGTGGGTGGCGCCAAAATAATATGCGGCCTCTCTGGTGGGGTCGATAGCGCGGTTGCCGCCGTCTTGGTTCATAAGGCGGCCCCCGACCAGCTCACCTGCGTCTTTGTCGATCACGGTCTCCTTAGAAGCGGTGAAGCGGATCAGGTTGAAGAGGTTTTTAAAAAGAATTTCAAGATAGATCTGGTCAAGATAGATGCGAGCGAGCGCTTTCTTGCCAAACTGAAAGGGGTGGTCGATCCGGAAAAGAAACGGGTCACCATTGGCGAGGAGTTCATCCGCGTCTTTGAGGAGTTTGCAAGGACCAAAACTGAAGTCGATTTTCTGGTTCAGGGCACCCTCTATCCTGATGTCATAGAGAGCGGAACTAAAGACGCGGCCAAGATAAAGACCCACCATAACGTGGGCGGCTTGCCCCTCGATATGGAGTTCAAACTGGTGGAACCGCTTCGCCTCCTCTTCAAGGATGAGGTGAGAGCGATCGGCGAGGAGCTGGGCCTTTCCGAAGAGATAGTCTGGCGTCAGCCCTTCCCGGGGCCCGGTCTTGCCATCAGGATAATCGGCGAGGTTACGGCCGAGAGACTCGAACTCTTGAGGCAGGCCGATGTTATAGTCATCGAAGAGATAAAACGGGCCGGCCTCTACCGGAGCATCTGGCAGTCCTTTGCCGTTCTGCCCTGTATAAAGAGCGTCGGAGTGATGGGCGACGAGAGGACCTATTCCGATGCCATAGCCATTAGGGCCGTTCAGTCCGATGATGCCATGACGGCCGATTGGGTGAGGCTCCCCTATGAAGTCTTAGAGAGGCTGAGTAGCCGGATAATCAACGAGGTAGCCGGGGTCAATCGGGTAGTATATGATATAAGCTCCAAACCGCCAAGCACGATCGAGTGGGAGTAGGGAGTGGGTAGTGGTTAGTATAGGGAGTGGGGAGGAGTGTAATGCTTTCCATTAGATTTTTAACTAATCACTCCGCACTAACAACTACCAACTAAAGACTAACAACTAATTGGAGGTTTCATGACAGATGTCCAGAAAGAGATAGAACATTTAAGGGAGATAATCGACCGCATCGATGAAAAGTTGATAGAGGGTCTAAACGACCGGGCAAAGATCGTATTGGAGATCAGAGACCTCAAGGCAAAAGGGGGTCTGCCCATCTACGATCCACGCAGGGAAGAGGAGATCTTCGAAAAGATCTCAGCTAAAAACAAAGGGCCTCTCTACGACGATGCTCTAAAGGGTGTCTATGAAGCCATCCTTCATTGCATGAAGGATTTGGAGAGTTAAATGGAGACCTTCTCAAAAGATAAGGTTGTTATAATCGCGGGCCCCTGCGCTATCGAGAGCCGTAAGCAGCTTTTAGAGGTGGCAGAGTCTGTCCAAAAGGCGGGCGTCAAATTCTTGCGTGGCGGAGCCTACAAGCCGAGAACATCCCCTTATAGCTTCCAAGGCTTGGAGGAGGAGGGCCTAAAGTATATCGCCGAAGCGGGCGTCAAGTTTGGTCTTAAGACAGTGACCGAGGTCGTCGATCCCGAGCTGGCCACCCTCGTGGCCGATCACGTCGATGTCCTTCAGGTTGGGGCGAGAAACATGGATAACTACGCCCTCTTAAAGAAGATAGGCAAGGTGACGGCCGAAAATCATAAGATGGTCCTACTCAAGAGGGGGTTCGCTTCCACCATCGAGGAGTGGCTTTTAGCTTCAGAGTACATCACCTCGGCCGGTAATCCCAACGTGATACTCTGCGAGCGGGGGATAAGGACATTTGAGACGGCAACCCGTTTTACCCTCGACTTAAATGCGGTTCCTTTGATAAAGAAGCTGAGCAGCCATCCGATAATTGTCGATACCTGTCATTCTACCGGTCACGCCGATATGGTCATTCCAATGAGCCGAGCGGCCATTGCGGCTGGGGCTGATGGGATAATGGTTGAGGTTCATCCCAATCCCAAAAAGGCCCTCTGTGATGGAGCCCAATCGCTCACTTCGTCCGAACTTCTAGATCTGATTGAAGAGCTGAAACCGATAGCTGCAGCCCTCGGTAAAGAGGTCTCATAAGGGTTTAAGCCGAGATGATGAGCTTAGTCGTCTTAAGATCGATGTTCTCATGGATCTCTTTGGCAAATTCTTCCGGAATCCTGATACAGCCGATGCTGGCCGGACTGCCTAGTTTATTGATTTGATAGAGCTTCTTGGTCCTAATAACTATCGGCCAAGCATGAATGGCCAGATGTTTGCCGAAGTAGCTTGGATAGTTGGCATAGAGTTGAAGGTTATAGCTATAGAGACGCGGTTTCTGTTTGACGAACTTGAAGGTGCCG
This DNA window, taken from Actinomycetota bacterium, encodes the following:
- the tsaD gene encoding tRNA (adenosine(37)-N6)-threonylcarbamoyltransferase complex transferase subunit TsaD, with protein sequence MSQKPLIILAIETSCDETAAAVLKGGTEILSNVISSQVEWHAKFSGVVPEIASRKHVELIGPVIEEALLKADIKLQDVDAIAVTHGPGLVGALLVGLGVAKGLAYGAKKPLICVNHIEAHILANFLENPDLQPPLVALVVSGGHTALIYMEDFGKYEIMGETLDDAAGEAFDKVAKFMELGYPGGPIIDRLAKEGDPTAIDFPRAMMKSKNYDFSLSGLKTAVINYVRGERAKGHKINLNDLAASFQAAIIDVQIDKSIRAAKEKNVKSLVLAGGVSANRTLRERMGQAAAKEGIKAYHSSLALCTDNAAMVAKAAYQMILKDPSLLDVSAGRNMDANAYPILDLCQHS
- the lnt gene encoding apolipoprotein N-acyltransferase, coding for MKRRFKKISLTRLIFSVLSGLILALAFPHFNLGVFAYIALVPLFFILLLSDPFEGFVYGFVGGLAFFVTTAYWMFLFGRLAGYAFVIFQSLFFAAFGAGVAIIHRFYGRGARLILIPALWVSVELIRSIGPFGLSFGALGYSQHDLGPALAASSVIGLYGLSFLISLANQVAAEIILFFKERSIMAEGTKVFKPDLIKMGATLLLLPLVLTVAVILQLSGRPLVGRRIEVAVLQPNIPQEVKWQPLSEKVIFDIHIKLAKEAAARRPDIIIWPETAVPAYLLDEEEYLGQIRSLAKESGAHMLVGGLSERTDVAKHDKEAASNSAFLFGSNGELLGRYDKLRIVPFGEYIPLRPIFSWIKALETIAYDAHPGNEMTVFDTGLGRFSAVICFESTDTFLVRGFAGKGAQALIVMTNDGWFKETAAAEQHLTMAKLRAAENGFYVVQAANTGISAIIDRDGRIIEETSLGVETILTGRIELGRNETYYNRYGHILPWALLALSATSLILILRKKPHF
- the groES gene encoding co-chaperone GroES, with translation MNLKPLGDRVVVKPGKSEEMTKSGIVIPDTAKEKPHEGEIVAVGSGKMEDGKLTPLEVKVGDKVLYSKYGGTEVKLDGEDYLIMRESDILAIVK
- the groL gene encoding chaperonin GroEL (60 kDa chaperone family; promotes refolding of misfolded polypeptides especially under stressful conditions; forms two stacked rings of heptamers to form a barrel-shaped 14mer; ends can be capped by GroES; misfolded proteins enter the barrel where they are refolded when GroES binds), with translation MPKLIEFDEDARRKMQDGADALANAVKVTLGPRGRNVVLEKKFGAPTITNDGVTIAKEIELEDPFENMGAQLVKEVATKTNDVAGDGTTTATLLAQQMITQGLKNVTAGANPMFIKKGIEKAVSMAVEEIQKMSKPIADDTKKIAEVAAISAADEEIGSKIAEAMGKVGKDGVITVEESQTFGIDIEVVEGMQFDKGYLSPYMVTDAERMEAVLDDPFILIANQKISAVHDLLPILEKIMQTGKALLIIAEDIEGEALATLVVNKIRGTFTCVATKAPGFGDRRKAMLADIAIVTGGQVVTEELGMKLENVTLDMLGRAHRVQVTKENTTLIGGQGEMEAIKGRINQIKAEIEQSDSEFDKEKLQERLAKLSGGVAVIKVGAATEVELKEKKHRIEDALSATRAAIEEGIVPGGGVVLVNCIEAIDKAKATGDERTGIEIVERALEEPLRQIANNAGLEGSVVVEKVKTLKKGQGLNAATFEYIDMVEAGIIDPAKVTRSALQNAASVAAMFLTTEVAIADKPEENKIPMGGGMGGMM
- a CDS encoding GuaB3 family IMP dehydrogenase-related protein — its product is MEVEIGKGKSGRRAYGFDDIAIVPSRRTRDPQDVDISGKLGGFDLKLPVLASAMDGVVDPKFAIEMGRLGGLAVLNLEGLQTKFEDPTKVLDDIASFEKSEATAKMQEIYKEPVKPELITQRIKEIKAGGALAAASLTPQRVMDYYQAALDGGLDLLVIQGTVISADHVSSKAEPLDLGAFIKSLPIPVAVGGCCSYASALHLMRTGAVGVLVGVGPGAACTTRQVLGLGVPQATAIADSIAARMKHLDETGEYVAVIADGGMRTGGDIAKAIACGADLVMIGSPLARAKEAPGRGYHWGMATFHPELPRGARVKTEIAGSLKEILLGPAHENDGTLNLFGALKTSMATCGYENIKAFQKAEIMVAPALKTEGKVLQKSQDVGMC
- the guaA gene encoding glutamine-hydrolyzing GMP synthase, with product MESHELQKVLVVDFGGQYSRLIARRVRECKVYSEIIPFNTSASEIAKLAPSALILSGGPASVHIDGAPKCDPKIFQLGLPILGICYGMQLMADILGGEVAETKKSEYGKTKLKAKRESLLFKDLAAKQDVWMSHRDSVKVMPAGFTATASTESTEISAMENAERGLYGVQFHPEVNHTAYGIEMLKNFLFNAAPCTPSWTRVSIIERSIAEIKERVGGAKIICGLSGGVDSAVAAVLVHKAAPDQLTCVFVDHGLLRSGEADQVEEVFKKNFKIDLVKIDASERFLAKLKGVVDPEKKRVTIGEEFIRVFEEFARTKTEVDFLVQGTLYPDVIESGTKDAAKIKTHHNVGGLPLDMEFKLVEPLRLLFKDEVRAIGEELGLSEEIVWRQPFPGPGLAIRIIGEVTAERLELLRQADVIVIEEIKRAGLYRSIWQSFAVLPCIKSVGVMGDERTYSDAIAIRAVQSDDAMTADWVRLPYEVLERLSSRIINEVAGVNRVVYDISSKPPSTIEWE
- a CDS encoding chorismate mutase, whose product is MTDVQKEIEHLREIIDRIDEKLIEGLNDRAKIVLEIRDLKAKGGLPIYDPRREEEIFEKISAKNKGPLYDDALKGVYEAILHCMKDLES
- the aroF gene encoding 3-deoxy-7-phosphoheptulonate synthase, which translates into the protein METFSKDKVVIIAGPCAIESRKQLLEVAESVQKAGVKFLRGGAYKPRTSPYSFQGLEEEGLKYIAEAGVKFGLKTVTEVVDPELATLVADHVDVLQVGARNMDNYALLKKIGKVTAENHKMVLLKRGFASTIEEWLLASEYITSAGNPNVILCERGIRTFETATRFTLDLNAVPLIKKLSSHPIIVDTCHSTGHADMVIPMSRAAIAAGADGIMVEVHPNPKKALCDGAQSLTSSELLDLIEELKPIAAALGKEVS